One part of the Astatotilapia calliptera chromosome 9, fAstCal1.2, whole genome shotgun sequence genome encodes these proteins:
- the ccl20b gene encoding C-C motif chemokine 20b, producing the protein MASRKTCLMVALCSLVIIINFFDSAQSASCCLRYSNRQPPCKRILGYTIQNINNACDINAIIFHAPGRFVCADPSKPLTQKVMKCYDEKKRKTNKENSNNNAS; encoded by the exons ATGGCAAGCAGGAAAACGTGTCTCATGGTAGCTCTGTGCTCCCTCGTCATTATCATCAACTTTTTTGACAGCGCACAATCAG CgagctgctgcctgaggtaCTCCAATCGTCAGCCTCCTTGCAAACGGATTCTGGGTTACACCATTCAGAACATCAATAACGCCTGTGACATCAACGCCATCAT TTTTCATGCTCCGGGAAGGTTTGTGTGTGCCGATCCATCAAAGCCGTTGACCCAGAAAGTGATGAAGTGTTATGA tgaAAAGAAGCGGAAGACCAACAAAGAAAATTCTAACAACAATGCATCTTAA